One Microbacterium marinum genomic window carries:
- a CDS encoding YajQ family cyclic di-GMP-binding protein encodes MADSSFDIVSKIDRQEADNALNQARKEVEQRYDFKGTGASIEWSGESVLIKANSEERAKAVLDVFQSKVIKRGISLKSLDSGEPVASGKEYRLVTTLKEGISSEDAKKVSKLIRDEGPKSVKSQIQGDELRVQSKSRDDLQEVQRLLKAADLDVDLQFVNYR; translated from the coding sequence ATGGCCGACAGCTCATTCGACATCGTTTCCAAGATCGATCGCCAGGAGGCCGACAACGCCCTCAACCAGGCTCGCAAAGAGGTCGAGCAGCGCTACGACTTCAAAGGCACCGGAGCCTCGATCGAGTGGAGCGGCGAGTCGGTGCTCATCAAGGCGAACAGCGAGGAGCGCGCCAAAGCGGTCCTCGACGTGTTCCAGTCCAAGGTGATCAAGCGCGGTATCTCTCTGAAGAGCCTCGACTCGGGTGAGCCGGTGGCATCGGGCAAGGAGTACCGCCTCGTCACCACCCTCAAGGAGGGCATCTCCTCGGAGGACGCGAAGAAGGTGAGCAAGCTCATCCGCGACGAGGGTCCCAAGTCCGTCAAGTCGCAGATCCAGGGCGACGAGCTGCGCGTGCAGTCGAAGTCCCGCGACGACCTCCAGGAAGTGCAGCGCCTCCTCAAGGCCGCCGACCTCGACGTCGACCTGCAGTTCGTCAACTACCGCTGA
- a CDS encoding FBP domain-containing protein has protein sequence MRPLTEDQLRDVLVNATQDERERLELPHDFALLEWDHLDFLAWRDPTTRSRGYVVAELGGEPTGIVLRAASGSSQGRSSMCNICHTMQPGNQVTMFTARKTGDAGDRGDSVGTYVCADLTCHENVRIAGPLAPSEIRASVDRRIDGTRHRLESFVERVATAA, from the coding sequence ATGCGGCCGCTGACAGAAGACCAGCTGCGCGACGTGCTCGTCAACGCGACGCAGGACGAGCGCGAACGCCTGGAACTGCCCCACGACTTCGCCCTCCTCGAGTGGGACCACCTCGACTTCCTCGCCTGGCGCGACCCCACCACCCGCAGCCGCGGATACGTCGTGGCGGAACTCGGCGGCGAACCCACCGGAATCGTGTTGCGTGCTGCGAGCGGCTCCTCGCAGGGGCGGTCGTCGATGTGCAACATCTGCCACACGATGCAGCCGGGCAACCAGGTCACCATGTTCACAGCGCGCAAGACGGGGGATGCCGGTGATCGCGGCGACAGCGTGGGCACCTACGTCTGCGCCGATCTGACCTGCCACGAGAACGTGCGCATCGCGGGTCCTCTCGCGCCGAGCGAGATCCGCGCGAGTGTGGACCGGCGGATCGACGGCACTCGGCACCGTCTCGAGTCGTTCGTCGAGCGGGTGGCAACAGCGGCCTGA